From the genome of Malus sylvestris chromosome 6, drMalSylv7.2, whole genome shotgun sequence, one region includes:
- the LOC126625380 gene encoding F-box protein SKIP23-like, translating to MLVDLSHNPLPLHFPWLMLPDHHHHHRAHDGTEVYENKQLKCFFSLYTNQTHCLELPEAFEKTVCGSSSGWLILRDETTSSVILLNPLNRAQIALPELSSSPFYDQDPSRVLHKAVLSSDPSRCPFDYKVLAVFGEKRRLICYKARDKTWTILHDAGNNYEDIILFNGEELLAATDIGKLVSCDLDDDGWFSLSVNEIAPPFTFKGGKVYLVGIGGELVMLIRFVQDNPRYGHETYDFEAYRYEQFESEWEAINGLGEWTIFVGKNHTTAIKAQDFKGLIKPNCIYFTDDSLDMEDSLMVGHDSGIFSMEEGKFEALGCDLSGFMYVWPRPVWFMPNMA from the coding sequence ATGTTGGTCGACCTTTCCCACAACCCTCTCCCTCTTCACTTCCCATGGCTCATGCTTCctgaccaccaccaccaccaccgcgcTCATGACGGCACTGAAGTCTACGAAAACAAACAGCTGAAGTGTTTCTTCAGCCTCTACACCAACCAAACCCACTGTCTCGAACTGCCCGAGGCTTTCGAAAAGACTGTATGTGGCTCGTCATCCGGTTGGCTGATCTTGCGCGACGAAACCACGTCGTCGGTCATCCTCCTCAACCCTCTCAACCGCGCCCAAATCGCTCTCCCAGAGCTCTCCTCCTCTCCGTTTTACGATCAAGACCCTTCACGTGTTCTTCACAAAGCTGTGTTGTCCTCAGACCCTTCTCGCTGTCCATTCGATTACAAAGTGTTGGCGGTTTTCGGAGAGAAGCGAAGGCTCATATGCTACAAAGCGAGGGACAAGACATGGACGATACTACACGATGCAGGGAATAACTATGAAGacattattttgtttaatgGGGAGGAGTTGCTTGCCGCTACTGACATTGGAAAGCTCGTTTCGTGCGATCTTGATGACGATGGGTGGTTTTCGCTGAGCGTTAATGAAATCGCTCCCCCTTTTACCTTCAAAGGAGGCAAAGTTTATCTTGTCGGCATTGGCGGAGAGCTCGTGATGCTGATAAGGTTTGTGCAGGACAACCCTCGTTACGGCCATGAGACTTATGACTTTGAGGCTTACAGGTATGAACAGTTCGAAAGCGAATGGGAAGCCATCAACGGCTTAGGGGAGTGGACGATTTTCGTGGGGAAAAACCACACTACCGCCATTAAAGCTCAAGATTTCAAGGGCCTGATAAAACCGAACTGCATCTACTTCACTGACGATAGTTTGGACATGGAAGATAGCTTGATGGTTGGCCACGATTCGGGAATCTTTAGCATGGaagaaggaaaatttgaggCGCTCGGATGTGATTTGAGTGGATTCATGTACGTTTGGCCTCGTCCAGTCTGGTTTATGCCTAACATGGCTTGA
- the LOC126625379 gene encoding uncharacterized protein LOC126625379, whose protein sequence is MEEPQSAQSAQSGKLLRYALRSGSKTKEEKLPAAAAEPSSNNSATKRGRPASNMSKSVGVLDLSGKDKPAKPTRRLSVPSKPPTTPAPKLGGNITPISEARSRRSVRSESPASSDVSRPTSRKKFNVLASPSYWLQQIKLSEAAAKHSISLGFFKLALEAGCESLQLRQELKSYIDRYELSDIEDPLKELLESKTVAVNEQAQVSETCSQVLDEGTRSSDDDAKSCSSTMGSGKLKPKSLNTEAAQVSPVKAAAKKEIAPKSTPAARTRAPSAKSSSNSGPICDNGARVSTVKKPQKPSVQDSNKVKDRKKKQGNQTACEQDSVNPTRAEEALQENKENQDAPSTEAINVTEA, encoded by the exons ATGGAGGAACCCCAATCTGCTCAATCCGCCCAATCTG GGAAGCTTCTTCGGTATGCGCTCCGTTCGGGGTCTAAAACGAAGGAGGAGAAGCTGCCGGCGGCGGCCGCTGAACCCTCCTCTAACAATTCTGCCACCAAGAG ggGAAGGCCTGCATCAAATATGAGTAAAAGTGTGGGGGTTCTTGATCTCTCTGGCAAGGACAAGCCTGCCAAGCCGACCAGAAGGCTCTCTGTTCCTTCCAAGCCGCCCACTACTCCAGCTCCGAAACTTGGTGGCAACATCACTCCAATTTCTGAGGCTAGATCAAGGAGGTCTGTGAGAAGTGAATCCCCTGCTTCTTCTGATGTCTCTAGACCGACAAGCCGGAAGAAGTTCAATGTTCTGGCCTCACCATCTTACTGGCTGCAGCAAATTAAGCTTTCTGAGGCTGCTGCCAAGCACTCGATTTCACTCGGGTTTTTCAAACTAGCCTTGGAGGCTGGATGTGAG TCTCTTCAACTGCGCCAGGAGCTAAAATCTTACATTGATCGGTACGAGCTTAGTGACATTGAAGACCCTCTGAAGGAATTACTGGAGAGCAAAACTGTTGCAGTAAATGAGCAGGCTCAGGTCTCTGAAACCTGTTCTCAGGTGCTCGACGAGGGGACTCGGTCTTCTGATGATGATGCCAAGAGCTGCTCTTCTACAATGGGAAGTGGGAAACTGAAACCCAAGTCATTGAACACTGAAGCTGCTCAAGTTTCTCCAGTGAAGGCCGCAGCCAAGAAGGAGATTGCTCCTAAAAGCACTCCGGCAGCCAGGACTAGGGCACCTTCAGCAAAGAGTTCTTCGAATTCAGGACCCATATGTGACAATGGTGCTCGCGTATCTACTGTTAAGAAACCCCAGAAGCCGAGTGTGCAAGATTCTAACAAAGTAAAGGACAGGAAGAAGAAGCAGGGGAATCAAACTGCCTGTGAACAAG ACTCAGTTAACCCTACTCGTGCAGAAGAAGCACTTCAGGAGAACAAAGAAAATCAG GATGCTCCCTCGACGGAAGCTATCAATGTGACCGAAGCGTAA
- the LOC126625382 gene encoding ubiquitin-conjugating enzyme E2 2, translated as MSTPARKRLMRDFKRLQQDPPAGISGAPQDNNIMLWNAVIFGPDDTPWDGGTFKLTLQFTEDYPNKPPTVRFVSRMFHPNIYADGSICLDILQNQWSPIYDVAAILTSIQSLLCDPNPNSPANSEAARMFSENKREYNRRVREIVEQSWTAD; from the exons ATGTCGACTCCTGCAAGGAAGAGGCTGATGAGAGACTTCAAGAGGCTGCAACAGGACCCGCCTGCAGGGATTAGTGGGGCGCCACAGGATAACAATATAATGTTGTGGAATGCTGTTATATTTGG TCCCGATGATACACCTTGGGATGGAG GCACATTTAAGTTGACTCTTCAGTTTACGGAGGATTATCCAAACAAACCACCAACAGTCCGGTTTGTTTCTAGAATGTTTCATCCAAATA TTTATGCGGATGGAAGTATTTGTTTGGATATTTTACAGAATCAGTGGAGTCCTATATATGACGTGGCAGCTATACTCACGTCCATCCAG TCACTACTATGTGATCCCAACCCAAACTCTCCTGCAAATTCAGAAGCTGCTCGCATGTTTAGCGAGAACAAGCGTGAGTACAACCGAAGAGTGAGGGAAATCGTGGAACAGAGTTGGACAGCAGACTAA